The Montipora capricornis isolate CH-2021 chromosome 6, ASM3666992v2, whole genome shotgun sequence genome has a window encoding:
- the LOC138054471 gene encoding mitochondrial pyruvate carrier 1-like isoform X1, which produces MQASKLRVANWGLPLAAMSDMKRDPEFISGKMTTALCIYSVLFMRFAWRVQPRNMLLFACHFSNEVCQLVQLGRFVKYKMEGGAKSRPSVEVYPSS; this is translated from the exons TTGCAAACTGGGGGCTGCCCTTAGCTGCCATGTCTGATATGAAGAGGGATCCTGAATTCATTAGTGGTAAAATGACGACAG CTCTTTGCATCTACTCAGTCTTATTTATGAGGTTTGCGTGGAGAGTTCAACCAAGAAATATGCTACTGTTTGCTTGTCACTTCTCAAATGAAGTCTGTCAACTGGTTCAGTTAGGAAGATTCGTTAAATACAA GATGGAGGGTGGCGCCAAGTCACGTCCGAGTGTAGAAGTCTACCCTTCAAGTTAA
- the LOC138054471 gene encoding mitochondrial pyruvate carrier 1-like isoform X2, translated as MQAIANWGLPLAAMSDMKRDPEFISGKMTTALCIYSVLFMRFAWRVQPRNMLLFACHFSNEVCQLVQLGRFVKYKMEGGAKSRPSVEVYPSS; from the exons TTGCAAACTGGGGGCTGCCCTTAGCTGCCATGTCTGATATGAAGAGGGATCCTGAATTCATTAGTGGTAAAATGACGACAG CTCTTTGCATCTACTCAGTCTTATTTATGAGGTTTGCGTGGAGAGTTCAACCAAGAAATATGCTACTGTTTGCTTGTCACTTCTCAAATGAAGTCTGTCAACTGGTTCAGTTAGGAAGATTCGTTAAATACAA GATGGAGGGTGGCGCCAAGTCACGTCCGAGTGTAGAAGTCTACCCTTCAAGTTAA